The Antarcticibacterium sp. 1MA-6-2 genome has a window encoding:
- a CDS encoding RagB/SusD family nutrient uptake outer membrane protein: MPLEGTSVSEADGFFEGNNDADGDGLIDGSDIGIGFLYGQQYELDGSVTVDRGLNPLFYTKEIPALVGNPDNTGIRVLKYHPSNGAYREHMVLFRYADAHLMKAEAIMRGGTANVTALQMINELRELRRATPLASLTEQDMLDERGRELYNEMWRRQDLIRFGQFTDEWGLKPESGDFRVLFPIPTTAILSNPNLVQNEGY, encoded by the coding sequence GTGCCACTTGAAGGAACATCTGTAAGTGAAGCAGATGGGTTTTTTGAAGGTAATAACGACGCAGATGGAGATGGTTTAATTGACGGTTCAGATATTGGAATAGGATTTTTATATGGGCAGCAATATGAACTAGATGGAAGTGTAACGGTAGATAGAGGGTTAAATCCCTTGTTTTACACCAAAGAAATACCAGCTTTAGTGGGAAATCCTGATAATACAGGGATAAGAGTTTTGAAATATCATCCTTCAAATGGCGCTTATAGAGAACACATGGTTCTATTTAGATATGCCGATGCACATTTAATGAAAGCTGAAGCTATAATGAGAGGTGGGACGGCTAATGTCACTGCTCTTCAAATGATCAATGAATTACGGGAATTAAGAAGGGCTACTCCTTTGGCTTCTTTAACAGAGCAGGATATGCTTGATGAAAGAGGAAGAGAATTATATAATGAGATGTGGAGAAGACAGGATCTTATAAGATTTGGTCAATTTACAGATGAATGGGGTCTAAAACCTGAATCTGGTGATTTCAGGGTTTTATTTCCTATTCCAACTACTGCCATTCTTTCTAACCCCAATTTAGTACAGAACGAAGGGTATTAA
- a CDS encoding FG-GAP and VCBS repeat-containing protein: MTVLNFTDVTEAKAFDLKEIGMITAAVWQDIDGDEKSELIITGDWMAPKIFKTGKDGIAPYKTNLDRLTGAWSALATADVDGNGYPDLILGNRGTNSFYRASSGEPVKMYVNDFDNNGTIEQILTRPIDGRDIPVHLRREISGQIASVKKQNLKFSEYAKKSIQDLFSEEIIQNSIVRNISTFKSVIAYNNGDGTFKIEELPVEVQLSSIHAIEVITTDEGQQQIFLAGNNFNFKPQYTRLDANQGIILTRQPEGSFKVLKTSESGFNIKGQVRALKLLKNKTGDKYIIAGVNNEAPKLFKLN, translated from the coding sequence ATGACGGTGCTTAATTTTACTGATGTTACAGAAGCAAAAGCTTTTGATCTAAAGGAAATTGGAATGATAACCGCAGCGGTTTGGCAGGACATAGATGGTGATGAAAAATCGGAGCTCATAATTACGGGGGACTGGATGGCTCCTAAGATTTTTAAAACCGGAAAAGATGGCATTGCTCCTTACAAAACCAATCTTGATAGACTCACGGGAGCATGGTCTGCCCTGGCTACGGCAGATGTGGATGGCAATGGCTATCCTGACTTAATACTTGGAAACAGAGGTACTAACTCTTTTTATCGCGCTAGTTCCGGAGAACCCGTAAAAATGTATGTGAATGATTTTGATAATAATGGGACAATTGAGCAAATCCTTACCAGGCCTATTGATGGAAGAGATATCCCGGTTCACCTAAGACGGGAAATTTCAGGGCAAATAGCTTCAGTTAAAAAGCAAAATTTGAAATTTTCTGAATATGCAAAAAAGTCAATTCAGGATCTTTTTTCAGAAGAAATCATTCAAAATTCAATTGTCAGGAATATTTCAACTTTTAAAAGTGTAATTGCATATAATAACGGAGATGGCACTTTCAAAATAGAAGAACTTCCTGTGGAAGTGCAACTTTCCAGCATTCATGCCATAGAAGTTATCACCACAGATGAAGGCCAACAACAAATTTTCCTTGCTGGAAATAATTTTAATTTTAAACCTCAGTACACCCGGCTCGATGCAAATCAGGGAATTATTCTCACACGTCAACCTGAGGGGTCTTTTAAAGTACTCAAGACAAGTGAAAGTGGGTTTAACATCAAAGGACAGGTACGGGCATTAAAATTACTGAAGAACAAAACTGGTGACAAATATATAATTGCGGGAGTGAATAACGAAGCCCCAAAATTGTTTAAACTGAATTGA
- a CDS encoding diacylglycerol kinase family protein: protein MADIKKVLLVVNPISGAVNKSDLIKEIKNEIIKRNLTLFIFETTGEEDTFNLNNNIAELQPGRILVVGGDGTIKIAAEALKGKDIPIGIIPA from the coding sequence ATGGCAGACATAAAGAAGGTTTTGCTCGTGGTAAATCCAATTTCCGGAGCTGTAAATAAATCTGATTTGATAAAGGAGATAAAAAACGAAATAATTAAGAGAAATCTTACTCTATTTATTTTCGAGACCACAGGAGAAGAGGACACTTTTAATTTAAATAATAATATTGCAGAATTGCAGCCTGGTAGGATACTGGTAGTTGGAGGTGATGGTACTATAAAAATTGCTGCTGAAGCACTTAAAGGAAAGGATATTCCTATAGGCATCATACCTGCTTAG
- a CDS encoding Tex family protein, with product MTSEKYILKYSGLPERSIKNTVELLDSDATVPFIARYRKEQTGNLDEVQIEQVASLLKTHGILESRKSAIIKAIGEQEALTPELERAINKAGNLTEVEDLYLPYKKKRKTKADSAREAGLEPLARIIVAQQEINLSNAASRFLNTKINSEEEALQGAKDIIAEWVNEDQKIRADLRSLYSRKATITSVVVKKKADDPASQKFNQYFNWEEALNKIPSHRFLAIYRAANEGILRLKIEIEPEEALSRISRIFIKNQRHTSATVIKEAIEDAYNRLLKPSFFTEFLGEAKNKADEEAIKVFATNLEQLLLSPPLGGKRILGIDPGFRSGCKIVCLDENGSLLYNETIYPHPPQKEIAMATKKVKSLVNAYKIEAIAIGNGTASRETEEFIKKVQLDREVEIFVVNEAGASVYSASKIARDEFPDYDVTVRGSVSIGRRLSDPLAELVKIEPKAIGVGQYQHEVDQTRLKEKLDGVVVSCVNRIGVNVNTASKELLSYVSGIGPSLAENIVNYRKEKGNLKDRKELLKIPRLGAKAFEQAAGFLRIRNGKNPLDNSSVHPERYDVVEKMAKDESLTINDLIGNKDILKKIQREKYVTGDLGLPTLEDIFRELEKPGIDPRKSLRKFSFDPSVKKIEDLHTGMRLPGIVNNITNFGCFVDIGIKESGLIHISKLANEFISDVNAVVKLNQQLVVKVLDVDIDNKRIQLSLID from the coding sequence TTGACTTCAGAAAAATATATATTAAAATATTCAGGTTTACCTGAACGCTCTATAAAAAATACGGTCGAATTACTAGATTCTGATGCCACTGTTCCTTTTATCGCCAGATATAGAAAGGAACAAACCGGAAACCTGGATGAAGTACAAATAGAACAAGTGGCGAGTCTACTTAAGACACATGGAATTTTAGAAAGTCGAAAGTCAGCTATTATAAAAGCCATTGGGGAGCAGGAAGCTCTAACACCTGAACTTGAAAGGGCAATTAATAAGGCTGGCAATCTTACTGAAGTTGAAGATCTTTATCTACCCTATAAAAAGAAAAGAAAAACAAAAGCAGATAGTGCCCGCGAAGCAGGTCTTGAACCACTGGCAAGAATAATTGTAGCTCAACAGGAAATAAATTTAAGTAATGCTGCATCACGATTTCTGAATACAAAAATAAATTCAGAAGAGGAAGCCTTGCAGGGAGCCAAAGATATTATTGCCGAATGGGTAAATGAAGACCAGAAAATACGCGCAGACCTTCGTTCTTTATACAGCAGGAAAGCTACCATAACTTCTGTCGTGGTTAAGAAGAAAGCTGATGATCCTGCTTCCCAAAAATTTAACCAATATTTTAATTGGGAGGAGGCATTAAATAAGATACCCTCCCATCGATTTCTGGCAATTTATCGTGCTGCAAATGAGGGGATCCTGAGGTTGAAGATTGAAATTGAACCCGAGGAAGCTCTTTCCAGAATTTCAAGGATCTTCATAAAAAACCAACGACATACTTCAGCAACAGTTATTAAAGAAGCTATTGAAGATGCTTATAATCGACTTTTGAAACCTTCGTTTTTTACAGAATTTCTTGGAGAGGCAAAAAATAAAGCAGATGAGGAAGCAATTAAAGTATTTGCCACTAATCTTGAGCAATTACTCTTGTCTCCACCTTTAGGAGGAAAGCGAATATTAGGAATTGATCCCGGCTTTAGATCGGGTTGTAAGATCGTATGTCTTGATGAAAATGGTTCTCTCCTTTACAACGAAACCATTTATCCGCATCCGCCTCAAAAGGAGATTGCAATGGCCACAAAGAAAGTGAAATCTCTGGTTAATGCGTATAAGATAGAAGCAATAGCGATTGGTAATGGAACAGCTTCCAGGGAAACAGAAGAATTTATTAAAAAGGTTCAACTTGACAGGGAGGTTGAAATTTTTGTAGTAAATGAGGCAGGAGCCTCGGTTTATTCCGCTTCAAAAATAGCGAGGGATGAATTTCCTGACTACGACGTAACAGTAAGAGGTTCTGTTTCAATAGGAAGAAGGTTGAGCGACCCTTTGGCTGAACTTGTGAAAATTGAACCAAAGGCAATAGGAGTGGGGCAGTATCAACATGAGGTGGATCAAACAAGGTTAAAAGAAAAACTAGATGGGGTTGTTGTTAGTTGTGTTAACAGAATAGGAGTTAATGTGAATACCGCAAGTAAAGAACTGCTTTCTTATGTTTCAGGAATAGGTCCTTCTTTGGCAGAAAATATTGTGAATTACCGGAAGGAAAAAGGAAATTTAAAGGACAGGAAGGAATTACTTAAGATTCCCAGGTTAGGGGCAAAAGCGTTTGAACAGGCTGCAGGTTTCCTTAGAATAAGAAATGGTAAAAATCCCCTGGACAATTCCTCTGTACATCCAGAGCGATATGATGTAGTGGAGAAAATGGCCAAAGATGAAAGTCTCACCATTAATGACTTGATTGGCAATAAGGATATTTTAAAAAAGATCCAACGGGAAAAATATGTGACAGGGGATTTGGGTTTACCTACTCTTGAAGATATTTTTAGAGAACTGGAAAAGCCCGGAATAGATCCACGTAAATCCCTTAGAAAATTTTCCTTTGATCCTTCAGTAAAAAAAATTGAAGATCTTCATACGGGAATGAGGTTACCCGGAATAGTAAATAACATTACAAATTTTGGATGTTTTGTAGATATTGGAATTAAAGAGAGTGGATTAATTCATATTTCCAAATTGGCGAATGAATTTATTAGCGATGTTAACGCTGTAGTTAAACTTAATCAACAGCTTGTAGTAAAGGTTCTTGACGTAGATATAGATAATAAACGAATCCAGTTATCTCTAATTGACTAA
- a CDS encoding RagB/SusD family nutrient uptake outer membrane protein, giving the protein MKNKFLKITLLFGAVLSFTACTDLELEETDSVFREDSGEGFSGVSDVPSALANNYNALRDQLNTQENLYALQEVTSDEMVVPTRGTDWGDNGLWRSLHQHTWDANHQFLLNTWNNHNRNVFNLSEIIAPESNANPEQLAQAKFLRAFSMYWIMDLFGQVPFREVDEGANVDPRVMSRSEAFDFIMQDLNDALPNLASIGPGPEANFASKASAHYLMAKMFLNKHVYTGGEPATEDMNRVIERVDAIRDMGFGLQSGFFEIFEPTVDSETIWFTNTGVGSRIWNGLHYNQGAVGQDA; this is encoded by the coding sequence ATGAAAAATAAATTCTTAAAAATAACTTTATTATTTGGGGCTGTACTTAGCTTTACAGCTTGTACTGACCTGGAACTTGAAGAAACCGATTCTGTTTTTCGGGAAGATTCAGGAGAAGGTTTTTCTGGAGTAAGTGATGTACCCTCGGCCCTGGCTAATAATTATAATGCTCTAAGAGATCAACTTAATACTCAGGAAAACCTTTATGCCCTACAGGAAGTGACATCTGATGAAATGGTTGTTCCTACAAGAGGAACAGATTGGGGAGATAATGGTTTATGGAGATCACTCCACCAACACACCTGGGATGCAAACCACCAGTTTTTATTAAATACCTGGAATAACCATAATAGGAACGTGTTCAATTTATCAGAAATTATTGCACCGGAAAGTAATGCTAATCCAGAACAACTAGCTCAGGCAAAGTTTTTAAGGGCGTTTAGCATGTATTGGATAATGGACCTCTTTGGCCAGGTTCCCTTTAGGGAAGTGGACGAAGGAGCCAATGTGGATCCTCGCGTAATGTCCAGAAGTGAAGCATTTGACTTTATTATGCAGGATCTTAATGATGCTCTTCCCAACCTGGCCAGTATAGGACCAGGACCAGAGGCTAACTTTGCAAGTAAAGCTTCAGCACATTATCTTATGGCTAAAATGTTCTTAAACAAGCACGTTTACACAGGAGGAGAACCCGCTACAGAAGATATGAACAGGGTAATTGAACGTGTAGATGCTATTAGAGATATGGGATTTGGTTTACAAAGCGGCTTTTTTGAAATATTTGAGCCTACAGTAGATTCAGAAACTATTTGGTTTACTAACACTGGAGTGGGTTCCAGGATCTGGAATGGTTTACACTATAACCAGGGTGCCGTAGGACAGGACGCCTAG
- a CDS encoding App1 family protein: MSISGQDSEEASNSFFYVSSSEWNLYGFINDFAKMHNLPKAVIKLKKIKTSISDFLLTGRGSHDHKFEKIKDIIAFYPHLQYVLLGDDSQKDAFIYERICKIFPMNIKAVYLRQTGRKENIKVYSVLKNIESLNVSTCYFKGSDKALLHSKNIGII; encoded by the coding sequence TTGAGTATTTCTGGACAGGATAGTGAAGAAGCATCAAATTCATTTTTCTACGTCTCCAGCAGTGAATGGAATCTTTATGGTTTTATAAATGATTTCGCCAAAATGCACAATTTGCCTAAAGCTGTTATCAAACTGAAAAAGATAAAAACTAGTATTTCAGATTTTCTATTGACAGGAAGAGGCAGTCACGATCATAAATTTGAGAAGATTAAGGACATAATTGCTTTTTATCCTCATTTGCAATATGTATTGTTGGGAGATGATTCTCAAAAAGATGCCTTTATTTATGAAAGGATTTGCAAGATTTTTCCAATGAATATAAAGGCTGTTTATTTGCGTCAAACAGGAAGAAAGGAAAATATTAAAGTTTATTCGGTACTTAAAAATATTGAAAGTCTAAATGTCTCTACCTGTTACTTTAAAGGCAGTGACAAAGCTTTACTGCATTCTAAGAATATAGGTATAATTTGA
- a CDS encoding VCBS repeat-containing protein — protein sequence MQNPFQLKLPLSRFFCLLSFFVLPFSCSTDKRKTEVTTEDKTYLFSKLEGSSTGIQFNNKVRNEKDFNIFKYRNFYNGAGVGIGDINNDGLPDVYLTSNMEENKLYLNRGNFKFEDITTSSGTGGKRSWSTGVTMVDINNDGYLDIYVSNAGNIEGDDRRNELFLNNGDLTFTEAAASFNLDENGFTTHAAFFDYDMDGDLDVYILNNSFIPVSSLGYANKRDLRSEDWNLPEVLKGGGDKLLRNDNGKFKDVSKEAGIHGSLIGFGLGVTIGDVNNDLLPDIYVSNDFYERDYLYINTGDGSFKEQIKDYISHLSLSSMGADMADINNDGYPEIFVTDMLPENDERLKNTSDFERYDLYKRKLDSDFYHQYMQNTLQLNNANNSFSEIAFHSGVAETDWSWGALIFDMDNDGYKDIFVSNGIYHDLTNQDFMDFFANEILQEMVLTGKKKEFDSILNQMPSTPIPNYAFKNQANLSFEKVTEKWGFSEPSFSNGSAYGDLDGDGDLDLIVNNVNQELFVYRNNSEKMNNNNYLKVNLKGEGKNTFAIGSRVNLFYDNQVVSQELIPTRGFQSSIDYALTFGIGDATAVDSLQVIWPNKKTQVVKDIKANQVLMLNQKDANREFKAPSPTAETLLTEIEHALPSHKEDNYVDFDYEGLISQMLSKEGPAIAVADVNGDGNEDLFLGGARNQAGGIYLHNNSGKFSAVSNPVFHTDMQYEDIDAVFADVNGDDKPDLIVVSGGNNIYADKSLFNTRIYKNEGSGRFVKYTADIPSSQHNAAVVLAHDFDNDRDIDLFIGRRSVPGIYGINPNHQLLENDGA from the coding sequence ATGCAGAATCCTTTTCAACTAAAACTACCTCTCTCCCGGTTTTTTTGTCTTCTATCTTTTTTTGTCCTTCCCTTCTCCTGTTCAACGGATAAAAGAAAAACAGAAGTTACAACTGAGGATAAAACATATCTTTTTTCAAAATTGGAAGGTTCTTCTACTGGAATACAATTTAATAACAAGGTCAGGAATGAAAAGGACTTCAATATTTTTAAGTACAGGAATTTCTATAACGGCGCGGGAGTTGGAATAGGTGACATTAACAATGACGGCCTACCTGATGTTTATCTTACCTCCAACATGGAGGAGAATAAACTATACCTTAATAGAGGGAATTTCAAGTTTGAAGATATTACAACTTCATCTGGTACAGGAGGAAAAAGGTCCTGGTCAACTGGAGTAACCATGGTAGATATTAATAACGACGGTTACTTAGATATCTATGTAAGTAATGCGGGCAATATTGAAGGAGACGACCGTAGAAATGAACTATTCCTTAATAACGGAGACCTCACTTTTACCGAAGCAGCAGCCAGTTTTAATCTTGATGAAAATGGCTTTACTACACACGCAGCATTTTTTGATTATGACATGGACGGTGATCTTGACGTTTATATTCTCAACAACAGTTTTATTCCGGTTTCAAGTCTTGGATATGCTAATAAGCGGGACTTAAGAAGCGAGGACTGGAATTTGCCTGAGGTTCTCAAAGGTGGCGGTGATAAACTTTTGCGAAACGACAACGGAAAATTTAAAGATGTAAGTAAAGAAGCCGGGATTCACGGTAGTTTAATAGGCTTTGGCCTGGGAGTAACTATAGGAGATGTAAATAATGATCTATTACCGGACATTTATGTTTCTAATGATTTTTACGAACGGGATTACCTTTACATAAATACTGGAGACGGAAGCTTTAAAGAACAAATTAAAGATTACATTTCTCATTTAAGCCTTTCCTCGATGGGTGCTGACATGGCAGATATAAATAATGATGGATATCCCGAGATCTTTGTGACAGACATGCTTCCGGAAAATGATGAGAGACTAAAAAACACCAGTGATTTTGAAAGATATGATCTATATAAACGTAAGTTAGATAGTGATTTTTATCACCAGTACATGCAAAATACGCTGCAGTTAAATAATGCAAACAATAGTTTTTCTGAAATAGCCTTTCACAGTGGTGTTGCAGAAACTGACTGGAGCTGGGGTGCTCTCATTTTTGATATGGATAATGATGGTTATAAGGACATCTTTGTGAGCAACGGTATCTACCACGACCTCACAAATCAGGATTTTATGGACTTTTTTGCCAACGAAATTTTACAGGAGATGGTTCTTACTGGAAAAAAGAAAGAATTTGACTCTATTTTAAACCAAATGCCAAGTACTCCTATTCCAAATTATGCATTTAAAAATCAGGCAAATCTTTCCTTTGAGAAGGTTACTGAGAAATGGGGATTTAGCGAACCCAGCTTTTCTAATGGATCTGCTTATGGAGACCTGGATGGAGATGGAGATTTGGATCTCATTGTAAATAATGTAAATCAGGAATTGTTCGTTTACCGCAACAATTCAGAAAAGATGAATAATAATAACTACCTGAAGGTTAATTTAAAAGGAGAAGGAAAAAACACCTTCGCAATTGGAAGTCGTGTTAATCTATTTTATGATAACCAGGTAGTAAGCCAGGAATTGATTCCCACTCGTGGGTTTCAATCTTCCATTGATTATGCTCTTACTTTTGGAATTGGAGATGCAACTGCTGTAGATTCTCTCCAGGTAATATGGCCAAATAAAAAAACTCAGGTTGTAAAGGATATCAAAGCTAATCAGGTGTTGATGTTAAATCAAAAAGATGCCAATCGGGAATTTAAGGCTCCCTCCCCCACCGCTGAAACCCTTTTAACCGAAATTGAACATGCTCTTCCCTCCCACAAAGAAGATAATTATGTTGATTTTGATTACGAAGGTTTAATCTCACAAATGCTTTCTAAAGAAGGACCTGCTATTGCCGTGGCTGATGTAAATGGAGACGGCAATGAAGATCTGTTTTTGGGTGGTGCCCGTAATCAGGCAGGCGGAATTTACCTGCATAATAATTCAGGGAAATTTAGCGCAGTTAGTAATCCTGTTTTTCACACCGATATGCAGTATGAAGATATTGATGCAGTCTTTGCAGATGTAAACGGGGATGATAAACCGGATTTAATAGTGGTTTCCGGCGGAAATAACATCTATGCTGATAAGAGCCTTTTTAATACACGTATTTATAAAAATGAGGGATCTGGTAGGTTTGTAAAGTATACTGCCGACATTCCTTCCTCACAACACAATGCAGCTGTTGTTTTAGCACACGATTTTGATAATGACAGAGATATTGATCTCTTTATTGGGAGAAGAAGTGTTCCGGGAATTTACGGAATTAACCCAAACCATCAACTGTTAGAGAATGACGGTGCTTAA
- a CDS encoding diacylglycerol kinase family protein — MNLNLPSSPQEQIEVALDANVKGMDIILINDEYCLHMSDFGVNAELIRKYEHSKIRGKIGYFLNSIPTLVQSNYPFQFQIKANGQVLQKEGILLAIANAKSYGTGATVNPNGKIDDGFFEILVFKNFDFLEILKTLRNEVELNPDFIEIISTQNARISCKNPVAFQVDGEYIGKRKFVEVSILPHKVKIASPLQ, encoded by the coding sequence GTGAATCTTAACCTGCCATCCAGTCCTCAGGAACAGATTGAAGTCGCACTTGATGCAAATGTAAAAGGCATGGATATCATTCTCATTAATGATGAGTATTGCCTGCACATGAGCGATTTCGGAGTAAATGCTGAGCTGATAAGGAAATACGAGCATTCAAAAATAAGAGGAAAGATAGGTTACTTCCTAAATTCCATTCCTACTCTTGTGCAGAGTAATTATCCTTTTCAGTTCCAAATTAAAGCCAATGGACAGGTACTTCAAAAAGAAGGAATTCTTTTGGCGATTGCAAATGCCAAATCCTATGGAACAGGTGCTACCGTTAATCCCAATGGAAAGATAGATGATGGCTTCTTTGAAATTTTAGTTTTTAAAAATTTTGATTTTCTGGAAATTCTTAAAACCCTGCGGAACGAGGTGGAACTTAATCCCGATTTTATTGAAATAATTTCTACTCAAAATGCCCGTATAAGTTGCAAAAACCCCGTTGCCTTTCAGGTAGATGGGGAGTATATAGGCAAAAGAAAATTCGTCGAGGTAAGTATTTTACCTCATAAAGTTAAGATAGCTTCTCCCCTGCAATAA
- a CDS encoding SusC/RagA family TonB-linked outer membrane protein, with the protein MKNNYLKICFFLFAVFSFGFIQAQGTVSGTVTDGTMPIPGVNIIVQGTTNGTTTDFDGNYTLNNVPDDAVLVFSFLGYGSQEVLVNGRQTINVTMQEDAAALSEVVVIGYGQTTVRDATSAVATVTSEDFNRGVVASPEELIQGRTAGLQVTTTSGEPGGGVNIRIRGTTSVRGGNDPLFVVDGVPLSGDDVSAGGGDVGFGSSSPKNPLNFLNPQDIESMSVLKDASATAIYGSRGANGVVIITTKSGRGMDGRFDYSTNLGVATQANKYDLLNREEWLEAYAETGLDPEPLDYGGDTDWQDEITRTAFTQEHNLAYSSSYNQGNYRVSLGYSDLMGIVENSSMERLSGRLNVNHRMFDDRLKFSLQTSISRINDERAPISNNAGSEGDLLGATYMITPTSPSDPDFYEGQINPNGLLKYTLDETETDRFLINFSTDYTILEGLSAKLNLGYDKADSYRGFGISGDVVGIGSAVPGNGRAQINEIESTNKLMEITLNYELPFENSKLDALVGYSYQEFDRKGINAQGWGFQDMNMGTMINNLQGARDVLEGNIQGSYQQYGYDTNGFFVNRLFPDIATDRPTAPTGLNVNAVAGDTFHTTDELQSFFGRLNYTIAEKYLFTATLRADGSTRFGGNNKYGYFPSGAFAWQLGDEDFIPETFSTLKLRLGYGVTGNQEIPYNLYIARERFGGIGISDAGTVNVPGTGQITWPNADLKWETTTQSNIGLDFGFMNDRLSGSLDFYHKSTTDLLFQTFEAQLSSTGFCLGKSGCECY; encoded by the coding sequence ATGAAAAACAATTATTTGAAGATCTGTTTCTTTCTTTTTGCTGTTTTCAGTTTTGGCTTCATTCAGGCTCAGGGAACAGTTTCGGGAACGGTAACAGATGGTACGATGCCAATACCAGGTGTAAACATCATTGTGCAGGGCACTACTAATGGTACAACTACCGATTTCGACGGAAACTATACTCTAAATAATGTACCGGATGATGCTGTACTTGTTTTTAGCTTTTTAGGTTATGGTAGTCAGGAAGTACTTGTAAATGGCAGGCAAACTATTAATGTAACCATGCAAGAAGATGCTGCAGCCTTAAGTGAGGTAGTGGTAATTGGTTACGGTCAAACTACAGTAAGAGATGCTACTAGCGCCGTAGCGACTGTAACTTCAGAAGATTTTAACCGTGGTGTGGTTGCATCACCAGAGGAGCTTATCCAGGGGAGAACAGCAGGTTTACAAGTAACTACTACCAGTGGAGAACCGGGTGGTGGAGTTAACATTAGAATTAGAGGTACTACTTCTGTTCGAGGTGGTAATGACCCACTATTTGTTGTTGATGGCGTACCATTATCAGGGGATGACGTATCTGCCGGGGGAGGCGATGTAGGTTTCGGTTCCAGCTCACCGAAAAACCCGCTTAACTTCCTTAACCCACAGGATATTGAGAGCATGAGTGTTCTTAAAGATGCTTCTGCTACCGCTATTTATGGTTCAAGGGGTGCAAATGGAGTTGTAATCATTACTACGAAATCAGGCCGCGGAATGGATGGCAGGTTTGATTATAGCACAAATCTTGGTGTAGCAACACAAGCAAATAAATATGATCTTCTAAATCGTGAGGAATGGCTGGAAGCATATGCTGAAACTGGTCTAGACCCCGAACCTTTAGATTATGGTGGGGATACAGACTGGCAGGATGAAATTACAAGAACTGCTTTCACACAAGAACACAATCTCGCCTACTCCAGTTCATACAACCAGGGTAATTACAGAGTATCCCTGGGATACTCTGACCTTATGGGGATTGTTGAAAACTCTTCAATGGAAAGATTATCCGGTAGATTAAATGTTAATCACAGAATGTTTGATGATAGACTAAAATTTAGCCTCCAAACTTCCATATCCCGAATAAATGATGAAAGAGCTCCTATCTCCAATAATGCAGGCTCTGAGGGGGATCTTTTAGGTGCTACTTATATGATTACTCCCACTTCTCCGTCAGATCCTGACTTCTACGAAGGACAGATAAATCCTAATGGTTTACTAAAATATACTCTGGATGAAACAGAAACTGACCGATTTTTAATCAACTTTTCCACGGATTATACAATTCTGGAAGGTTTATCTGCCAAGCTTAATCTTGGATACGATAAAGCCGATTCCTACAGAGGCTTCGGAATTTCGGGTGACGTTGTAGGGATAGGAAGCGCCGTTCCCGGAAATGGAAGAGCACAAATAAATGAAATCGAAAGTACTAACAAGTTAATGGAAATAACTTTAAACTACGAGCTGCCCTTTGAAAATTCTAAACTTGATGCTTTAGTTGGTTATTCATACCAGGAGTTTGATCGTAAAGGAATAAACGCTCAGGGTTGGGGTTTTCAGGACATGAATATGGGTACGATGATTAATAACCTCCAGGGTGCAAGAGATGTTCTTGAAGGTAATATTCAGGGTTCATACCAGCAGTACGGTTATGATACCAATGGCTTCTTTGTTAACAGACTATTTCCTGATATAGCTACTGATAGACCCACTGCCCCCACTGGATTAAATGTTAATGCAGTTGCAGGAGACACTTTTCATACTACAGATGAGTTACAATCCTTCTTCGGGAGACTAAATTATACTATTGCCGAAAAATACCTGTTCACCGCTACTTTAAGAGCAGATGGATCAACAAGGTTTGGAGGAAATAATAAATACGGTTATTTCCCCTCGGGTGCTTTTGCATGGCAATTAGGGGATGAGGATTTTATTCCAGAGACCTTTTCCACCCTAAAATTAAGGTTAGGGTATGGTGTTACTGGAAACCAGGAAATCCCATACAACCTTTATATCGCTCGTGAAAGGTTTGGTGGTATAGGAATAAGTGATGCGGGAACAGTAAATGTACCTGGTACAGGACAAATTACCTGGCCAAATGCCGACCTAAAATGGGAGACTACAACCCAATCGAACATTGGTTTAGATTTTGGGTTCATGAACGATCGATTAAGTGGTTCTTTGGACTTCTACCATAAATCAACTACCGATTTACTTTTCCAAACTTTTGAAGCACAACTAAGCAGCACAGGATTTTGTTTGGGAAAATCTGGATGCGAATGTTATTAA